The Flavobacterium sp. 140616W15 sequence CATATGAGTTTTAGAGATTTATAAGTAGTGTTTTTATTTGTGGATTCAAAAGAAAGAAATATATGGAATCAATTATTGCGAAGAGAATAAAGAAAGCTTTTTTAACTGAGTTTCCATCAGAATCACTAAGACAACTTGCAATCGATTTGAATAAAGATGGGATTAGTAAGGAAAGTATCTTAAAAGAATTTTATGAGTTTGATGCTTTTTTGATAGAGGAGCGTAGGGATAGTGAAGTTGATATTCTTGAGGATGTAATAGAGATGATGGCAGGTTATTATGTAGGTAGGAATTTAGATTTGAAATAATCAGATGCAAGTATTTTGCCTAGAGGGTAAATAATAAAGGAAAATACAGTTGAAGTTTATAGTAATTTCGCTTTTAATAGCGTCTTACATAGTTGGAATTGCTTAATTTTGCAGTCCAATTTTAATAAAAATAATATGTTTCAGAGTAAAAATTTGTGGTTTGTAGTTTTGGTTTCGTTCATTTTTAATTTTGGTTTTGCCCAAGAAAATGAATATTTATTAAAGTTTAAAACCGCTAAAGAACTGCAAAAGTTTTTAAAATATTCTAAAAAAACTATTCCATTGGTAAGTGCACATAGAGGTGGTCCAACAGTTGGGTTTCCTGAAAATTGTACACAAACATTTGCTAATGCAATAAAGTATAATCCAACAATTGTAGAGACAGATATTGCTTTTAGTAAGGATTCAGTTTTAGTAATGATGCATGATAATACGCTAGACAGAACAACAACTGGAACAGGTGTAATCGAAGGATATACTTATAAAGAATTACAACAGCTTTTCTTAAAAGATACAGAAGGAAAAGTAACTCCATATAAAATTGAAACTTTAGACGAAATTTTGCAATGGGGTAAAGACAAAGTAATCTATAATTTGGATATTAAAAAAGGAGTTCCAATGCAAATGATTGTTGATGCAGTAAGAAGAAATAAAGCAGAGGCTTATTCTGTAATTATTACTTATAACGCAACACAAGCTGCTGAGGCTGCTAAATTGGCACCAGATTTAATGATTTCGGTTTCGGCAAGAGGAAAAGAAGATATAGAACGTATGGAAGCATTAGGCGTTAAAGCCAATAAAATGATTGCATTTGTAGGTACTAAAGAACCAAAACCAGAAGTATATGAGTATTTACACAGTCGTAAAATTTCTTGTATTCTTGGAACAATGGGGAATCTTGACAAAAGTGCTGCCGCTAAAGGTGATGAATTGTATTACAATCTGGTTGCTAATGGAGCCGATGTGCTTTCGACAGATCGTAACGTAGAAGCGGGTAAGCAACTAATGAAATATGCAACAGATAAAAAATTAAAGTCAAAACATATTGTGGTTAAGAAAACTAAATAAAAAAAAAGAGCTTCAATTTTGAAGCTTTTTTTTTGCTGCCTGTAAAATTACTTTGCGATTAATTACTTAATTTTAATGAATAAAGAATTCTAATTTTAAAGATAGCACCATATGGATTTAGATCGAGTAGCAGGCATGAATAAAATAACATTTTTCTCGGCTCAGCCATATGATAAAACTTTTTTTAATAAGCATAATTGTGAGTTCGGATTTGATCTGGAGTTTTTTGAAACACAGCTTAATAAGCATACCGTAAATTTAATTCAGAGTTCAAATATTATCTGTGTTTTTGTAAATGATATAGTTGATGAAGCAGTAATTAAACAGCTAGCAGAAAAAGGGGTAAAGATAATTGCTTTGCGTTGTGCGGGTTTTAATAATGTTAATCTTGAAGTTGCAAAGAAATACGGAATTCATGTATGCAGAGTTCCTGCGTATTCTCCCGAAGCTGTTGCCGAGCATGCAATGGCAATGATCCTTACTCTTAATCGTAAAACGCATAAAGCCTATAACAGAGTTCGTGAGCAGAATTTCTCTCTAAATGGATTGTTAGGATTTGATTTGAATGGTAAAACAATAGGCATAATTGGTACAGGTAATATAGGTAAAGCTTTCTCTAAAATTGTAAAAGGTTTTGGGTGTAAAATTCTTGCTTATGATATTGTCGCCAATCCCGAAATGGAAAAAGATGGTGTTGTGTTTACCGATTTGCAAACTGTTTTTAAAGAAAGTGATATTATCTCATTACATTGTCCGTTAAACGAAAAAACAAAACATATCATAAATAAAGATTCATTGATACACATGAAAAATAATGTGATGATTATTAATACTAGTCGTGGTGCATTAATAGAAACGGGAAGTGTTATCGAAGCACTTAAAGAAGGTAAAGTAGGGTATTTGGGTATTGATGTGTATGAACAAGAGGAGAAGTTATTTTTTAGAGATCTTTCTGAAGATATTATAAAAGATGATGCCATTCAGCGATTAATGAGTTTTCCTAATGTGTTAGTTACGGCACATCAGGCTTTCTTTACCAGTGAAGCATTGACACAAATTGTACTAGTAACGTATAATAATATCAAAGAATTATTGATAAAAAAAGATATTGAAAATAAATTGGCTTTGTTAGTATAAAGCAGATTTACTTGTATGTAGCAATAATTTATTTTTGTAATTTTAAGACTTTTAAAAAAAATATGAAATCATGAGAAAGACAATTCTTCTAGGCTTAGTATTAATTAGTTTGTATTCTTGCCGCGAAAAAGAAACTTCAATCGATGGGGTAAAAGATATTGATTCAACTACAATGGAGGCCAATACTCAAAGCGACTCAATAATAGCAAATGATAATTTATCAGGGATAGATGAAAAAATAGTTGATTTAATTCGCAAACAACTAACTACAGTATTGTTGAAAAACGATTTGGCAGCAATGACAAAAGAAGATCGCTTTTTTTACTACGATGCTTTTGATTTAAATAATGACGGAAAAGACGAGTATATTGTTGGTTTCTCTAGCCCTTATTTTTGTGGTACGGGAGGCTGTTCAGGCTTTATTTTAAAAAATGACGGAAGTTTATTGAATAATTTTACAGTAACCGATTTTCCTTTTTTTGTTGGCCCTAATACTTCCGAGAAATTTCAGGATCTTATAGTAAGCAGTAAAGGAGTTTTATATAATGTAAAAATGAAAAATGGCAAATATCCTTCTAATCCATCAGTTCAGGAAAAATGGAAAGGGGAAGTTCCAGAAGAATCTCCTTCAATTCTGGATATAGATAATAAAAAATTTCAGAAGATTTCCTTTTAAGGATTTAGAAGATTAAAAAAATAACCCCGACAGATTTTAAAATCTGTCGGGGTTATTTTTTGTATTAAATAGAGAATAATTAAACGATTTGTTTAATTATTTCGATAGCCATTCTAGATCTTCTTTGCTTTTATATAGAATATCTTGTTCATCTTCTGTTAATTTGTAGATACTCATATTGCAATAGTTTTGATTAATAAAAGGGTGCAAAAAATCAATAAAAAACCCGATAGATTTTAAAATCTATCGGGTTTGTATTTTATGATAAATAGTGAATTACTCAACCAATTCGACAAATTTAAATTCGCCTTCAACTGCAACTTTAGTCAAACCGTGTTTTGACAAATTTTTCATTGCAGCATCCCATTTTTTACCGCTTAAATTAGCTGTAACTTTTAGTTGTGCAAGATCCATTTTGTTTTCGTTTTCTTTAAGGAAGTGTATAATTGCTTTCTCCTCATCAGATAATTCAATAGATTGTTTTTTCTCTGGACGCATTTGTGGGAACAATAATACTTCTTGGATAGAGGCATTATTGGTTAAGTACATAATCAAACGATCCATTCCGATACCCATACCAGATGTTGGAGGCATACCGTATTCTAGTGCTCTTAAGAAATCTTCGTCGATAATACCATTAGCTTCATCATCACCTTTTTCAGACAAACGCATTTGATCTTCAAAACGCTCACGTTGGTCAATTGGGTCATTCAATTCAGAATAGGCATTTGCTA is a genomic window containing:
- a CDS encoding glycerophosphodiester phosphodiesterase family protein, with protein sequence MFQSKNLWFVVLVSFIFNFGFAQENEYLLKFKTAKELQKFLKYSKKTIPLVSAHRGGPTVGFPENCTQTFANAIKYNPTIVETDIAFSKDSVLVMMHDNTLDRTTTGTGVIEGYTYKELQQLFLKDTEGKVTPYKIETLDEILQWGKDKVIYNLDIKKGVPMQMIVDAVRRNKAEAYSVIITYNATQAAEAAKLAPDLMISVSARGKEDIERMEALGVKANKMIAFVGTKEPKPEVYEYLHSRKISCILGTMGNLDKSAAAKGDELYYNLVANGADVLSTDRNVEAGKQLMKYATDKKLKSKHIVVKKTK
- a CDS encoding 2-hydroxyacid dehydrogenase, with the protein product MDLDRVAGMNKITFFSAQPYDKTFFNKHNCEFGFDLEFFETQLNKHTVNLIQSSNIICVFVNDIVDEAVIKQLAEKGVKIIALRCAGFNNVNLEVAKKYGIHVCRVPAYSPEAVAEHAMAMILTLNRKTHKAYNRVREQNFSLNGLLGFDLNGKTIGIIGTGNIGKAFSKIVKGFGCKILAYDIVANPEMEKDGVVFTDLQTVFKESDIISLHCPLNEKTKHIINKDSLIHMKNNVMIINTSRGALIETGSVIEALKEGKVGYLGIDVYEQEEKLFFRDLSEDIIKDDAIQRLMSFPNVLVTAHQAFFTSEALTQIVLVTYNNIKELLIKKDIENKLALLV